CCAGTCGGCCGCTCGAGCCGACGCTCGAGAGAGGCTTCGACGCTCAACGGTGTTCCGACGCTACGCCGACTCCTCGAACTCAGCGACGAGATGGTAGGTCAGTTTGCCGTCGTCGGTGACGCCCGCCGGGAGGATCTCCTCGAGGGCCGCTCGCTCGTCCTCGGTCGCGTCGTCAAGCGCAGTTCGGTCGCCCATATCGTCCCTCGAACGCCCGCTCTGGTAGGCGTGGGGCCTGAACTGGACGGGCGAAAAAACCCGGTCTCAGTCGGCCGCGTCGGTCAATCGCTGCACCTCGTCCTCGGACAGCGACAGCTGCGAGGCCGCGACGTTTGACTCGAGGTGGTCGGGGTCGGACGTGCCCGGAATCGGCAGGATGACCGCCGAGCGCTCGAGGAGCCACGCCAGGGCGACCTGTCGGCGCGTCGCGTCGTGTTCGTCGGCGATCTCGTTCAGGAGGTCACCGTGTTCGTCGACGTCGTCGCCATTGATCGGCGCCCACGGAATGAAGCCGATCCCCTCCTCGGTACAGAGTTCGAGGGCATCGGCGGCTCCCCGGTCGCCGACGTTGTAGCGGTTCTGGACCGTCGCGATCTCGACCTGCTCGCGGGCCTGATCGATGTGTTCCGGCGAGACGTTGCTGAGCCCCACCTCGTCGACGAGCCCCTCGTCTTTGAGTTCAGCGAAGGCCGTAACCGAGTCCTCAAAGGGCGTGTCGTCATCGGGCCGGTGGAACTGGTAGAGGTCGATGGTGTCGGTCTGCAGGCGATCCAGCGAGGTGAGCACCTGATTGCGGATGTAGTCGGGATCGCCGTGGGCGAGCCACTCGCCCTCGCGGTTGCGCAGCAGGCCGGCCTTGGTCGCGACCAGCACGTCGTCGCGGTCGCCGATCGCCTCGCCGATGAGCCGTTCGCTGACCGCCGGCCCGTAGGAGTCGGCCGTGTCGACGAGGTCGACGCCGATATCGACCGCCCGCTGGAGGACCTCGCGGGCCTGGTCCTCGTCCTCGGGCGGCCCGATGATTTCGTCGCCGGTGAGACGCATCGCCCCGAAGCCGAGCCGATGGACGGTTCTGTCTCCGATCTCGAACGTGTCGCTCTCGTTTTGCGGTGTCTCGCTCACGGGCGTGCTACTGCCGGCGGACGCATAACCGTTGGCCACGGCTACGTCGGGTTCCGGTTTCTACCCGCTCGCGGTCTCGATTGCCGCCCTTGAACTGAGTGCAGCGATTCGCTCGAGACGGCCCAAAAGCCGGCTAGAAGCCTTCTCCAGTCGCTTCTTCGGCCGTTTCTTCGATGCCTTCGGAAACCGCTTCTTCCGTCCCGCCCGAGAGGTAGCCCCCGATCGTCTCCGTCAGTATCTCGAGTACGCTCATAATTTACGGATGATTGACAATATAATAATCTGTCGTCGTATCTATATTCCGATGAACCAGCCGATACGTAGCGGTGCGAACGGATATCCTGCGTGAAGCAAGTAACCACGAGCAGTGTGAGTGGTTTATCCCTGGTGCAGAGGGAACCCCGCAACAGTGGTCGTTTTCGTCGAAGTTTTGCCGATAAGTCGTCAGAAAAATGAGTTCGAGGGCTCTATTCGACCCGAATCTTTCCCGGTATTCGAAATCCGAAACTGGTCAGCACCCCTCGTCGTCGGTCACCGTCAGCGTTCCAGTTTCGGTTTTGTCGTTCGCGGTGACGGTCCATTCGTGGTCACCGGGACCGAGATCCCGGCTCATGACGCCGAAGTAGACGGTATTCGTCTCGCCAGGCTTCAGCTCAACTGGGGAAGCGGACAATAGCGGTTCGTCGAGAGGACCAATCTTGAATCTTCCCTCGACCGAGACGGGTTCGTCGCCGCGGTTTGTCACCTCGATATGGAAGTCGGCGGCGTCCTCGCTCGGATCGGCGACCTCTTCGTACGGGATCGACTCGGGTGCCGACACCGAGAGTTCGAGATCGCGCTCCCCTTCGGTGTCATCATCGTTCGATTCGCCCGCCACACTCGAGGTGAGTCCAAGTCCGGTCGAAAGCGCTGCGCCTGTCGCGAGTACCGTTCGGCGATGCCAGTTTGGCATACCATCGTCAACTCCGATAGACACCTTCCCTATCTGGTTATTATGAATTGGTTGTACTTACTATAATTGTTCCACAGCGAAGTTATAACCACATTTGATTTTAAGAACATCTTTCCAGACTCGTTTGCCACGTCATATAGCGTACTCAGGAGAAACAGCGGAAGTGACCACGTTAGTAAATACGCGACGGAGAAGGGATAATCGAAACGGGGCGAAAGAAACAGCGATGTCGTACTGACCTTGCCCGCTGTGTCCACCATCGACAGCCATCAGTAGGAACGGCTGCCGTCCCGTTAGCTACCTGACCTGTACTTACCACCCATCGGATCGCCGTAGAGCGGGTCTCCAATCCGTTCTATGACACCACCTGATCCTCGAGTCGATTCTCTTTGCTATTTCTTGCGGCGAGAAGACGAATTCTTCGGACCTGTTGGGATATAATGGAACTAAGGAGCTATTCGCCCCTCACTACTCTCCGCCGCGCTTAGTAGATTCTCGAAACGATAGGGATAGAGAGAAAGTCGATCGAGAGAGGCGTCATTGTAGCTCACAGAGTCTGTTTCTCCAGGTCCACCGAATTAATCAATGAGATGAAGACCGATCCTGATTCGATAGGGTAACGCGAGGGAGATCTTCAATGGACGAGTCCCTGTGAGTCCAATTTCGTACGCTGAAATATAAGTCCCTCTTGAATCGAATCTAGCCTGAAGTGCCCGAAGGCGACGGAACGCGAGTGGAATGATAATCTGGTCTCAGCCGAGGAATCACAGAGAAACCGCCATACAGCGCTACTGGACTGCGAATGTAGACCGAGTAGAATCGGAATGCCGCCTCCTGGATTGTGAACTACGCCGGAGAACCTGCGCGAAGCGCAGAACCTCCGTCTAGTTCAAATCCGGTCGGATCGCATTCTGGATTCTAACATGGCTCGCTACGCTCGCCGGTTAGAATCACAGAAGTGCCGCCTCCCGGATTTGAACCGGGGACAGCTCGATCTTCAGTCGAGTGCTCTCCCAGTCTGAGCTAAGGCGGCGCACCTCTATCTCTGTCGATCGTATAAAAAAGGATTTCGAATCGGAGCCGGTATGACAGCCGTCTGCACGAGTATCATTTCGTTTGTGATAGGTGGGGTTAGGAAAACACATCGGAAAGTAACGCGGAGAATACGCTCGAGTTTATCAGTCATTGATCCGTGTGTGTTGGATTTTTAGATATTCAAGACACCCTTTTCCGGGCTGGCGAGTAATATCGTGTTATGGAGGCACTTACCTCGAGTCAGGAGGGACGACAACTCTCGGCAGATACCATCCTCGAACTGCTCGCGAACCGGCGACGGCGGTACCTCCTCTACGCGCTCCGCGGGCAGGAAGATCCGATCGAACTCTCGACGCTGGCCGAACAGGTCGCCGGCTGGGAACACGACGTGCCCCCGGACGAAGTCGCCAAGAACGAGTACAAGAGCGTCTACGTCTCCTCCGTCCAGTGTCACGTCCCGAAACTGGCCGACGCGGGCGTCGTCGACCACGACGAGGACAACCACACGGTCGTCCTCGGGGACAACTTCGACCAGCTCGAGCCGTACCTCCGCGTCGTCGTCAAGGACGAACCGGAGAATTCGACACTCCACGCCGCGCTCGAACACGAGTCCGGCGACGGCCTTCTGGGACGCGTCCGGGAGAACGTCGCCCGACTCAAGCAGTAGCTCGACTCGAATCGCCGACCGAACCGACGACGGCGAACCGCGTCACTCGAGGCACAGTGGCTGTTTTCTCGCGGGACGATTCGGTTTGAACGACTCGCGACAATCGGTGAGCAGGGACGAGACGACGCTACCAGTGCGTCGGAGCGATTCCAGCTCCGCAAAATCGGTTTCGAGAGAGATATTCTTACATTACCGACGGGGGACTATCTTAACAAACGAGTGTCCATAATACGTCATTGGAAACCAGTTCCAGGCGTCTCGTGGTAGAGAATGGAGCGGTTCGAGCGACGCGTCGAATCCGAACGGCAGCCACAGCGAGCGGCCTGAATCGGGTTGGAGAAATAGACAGGAACCTGACCGTTTCACTGACTGCAACGAGCCCTCTACCCGCCGAGACGAGTAGTGTATCGAATGCAAGAGCGTCATCGCTACTGGAATGGACACCGTTTCGAGTGGAAGGAACTGGACGCTCTCAAGCCTCACAGATGAGCCGACAGTCCAGCGTGCGGCATCCGGAGCGCATCAAGTCCGTGGCGGCGAGTCGCCGCCGGCGACCGGGATCGAACGCTCGACCCCCAACTCGAGGAGATCACGATCAGGATCGGACGGGACGGCGCGCTGTTGCACGCCGTCCGGGCGATCACCGGCTGGCCATTGCCAAGCTGCTCACCCTCAAGCGATTCCGGTCCTCGTCCGCCGGCGACACGCGCGGTGGTAATCGACTCGCGAGGATCTCTCGACCGGGACGCGGCGCCCGGAACAGACCGACCGGGCGCGAACGCACCTCGAGCACCCCGATATCTGCGACCTGCGTTCGTTCGAACCGCCGGTCGACGGGCACGATGCCGGCATCGAACGAGTGAGGCGGATCGGGGTGCAACAGTGGCCCGGCGAATCCGCCTTTGGGAGCACGCAATGAGGCCGTGGGAACTTCCCAACGGCCGGTGGTGGACCGTAATGCGGTCGCTACCGACTCGCCACGCAGTCGATACCACGAGCAACGATCCGGTAGCGCTCGAGTACCGCGCGGAGGGGAACGCGTAACTATCCGCCCCGAACGTATCACCTCGGACAGAGTATGCTCGAGTCTCGAGACGAAGACGTGTTCCGACCGGTGCCCGCCGAAGCGGAATGGGAACCTGAGTCAATGTCCGGCGTCGTCGGCGTCCGAATCGCGACCAGCGGGGGGGACGGACCGTCGTCCTCGGAGTGGCTCTGGTCCTCGCAGTGGCTGGACCTCGTGGCCAAACGCTGACCCGTTCGTCGTCGAGCAGTCTTCGTCCGGTTCGGCGTCGGCTCAGCCGGATTGGGAAGGCTGGATGATCGCCGACGCTCTCGTTCCGAGCGCAGCGTTTCCGGACGGTTGTCCGCGGTCGGTGGCGTACGAGAATCGATGGCCCGGAGTACACTCTCGTCGCGAGGCTTGGCGGTTGTGCTGGCTTGTACGTTTGAAGGGAGATCGACTCGAGTGCGTTCGAGAGAGACTGGCTCGAGTTGAAGAGTGGCTCGGGTGGGTTCGAACCAGAATCAGACATGCTCGCTACGCTGCGCGCGACTGATAGGGTTCGAACCATGCCGAGACGTGCTCACTACGTTGCGCGCGTCTCATCTAATTCGAACCGCCCTCGATCCACGTACCTGCTGCTCGTGAGAGTGCTCGCAGCAGGAAGTGGGCTCGGGCGGGTTCGAACCACCGACCTCGGCCTTGTAAAGGCCGCGTCATGACCAGCTAGACCACGAGCCCGCATCCGAACCAAATCACCCCGTCCGAATAACCTTTACTTTCTCGCGCTCGAGGATCGATCATGGCCCTCGAACGCGTCCAGAAGGTCCTCCTGGCGGTTGCAGCCGTCGGCGTGGTCGCCATGCTCGTTCTTCAGATGGGGCTGGTCACGCCGCCGTGGACCGAAGACGAGGGCACCGTCCGCGTCGTCGACGGCGACACCGGCGCGGAGCTCGCGACCGTCGACGTCGAGGTCGCGGACACCCTGAACGAACGCCACACCGGGTTGAGCGACCACGAGTCGCTCGCGGACAGCAAGGGGATGCTGTTCGTCCACGGCGACGAGGACGAGCGAACCTACGTGATGCGGGACATGGACTTCAACATCGACATCGTCTTCGTCGGCGCCGACGGCGAGATCACGGCGATCGAGCACGCCCGCGCGCCCGAAGCCGGCGAGGACGGCGAGAATCTCGAGTACTCCGGCGAGGCGAAGTGGGTTCTCGAGGTGCCCCGCGGCTACGCCAACGAGACCGGAATGGAGACCGGCGACGAGATCGAAATCGAGTACGAGTGAGACGACGACCGATCCCCGAAGACCACCGTTTCGATTCGTAGCAAACCCTTATTGGCGGCCGACCCGGACTCGAGGACAATGAGCGGGAGTGGCGTCGACTGGGAGGAGGACGACCCGTTCGAGGAACAACGCGAGGAGATCGAGAACCCGATGAAGCGGCTGCTCCTCGAGTACGGGCGCAACTACACGTTTCAGGCGACCGTCGGCGTCTTCGCGAGTATCTTCGCCCGAATCCTGGATCTGCTGCCGCCGATCATGCTGGCGGTCGCGCTCGACGCCGTCTTCCGCGGCGAGGCCGGCTACGCGGAGTCCCTGCCCTTTGGCGGCGACCTGATCGCGCCGTACATTCCCGCGACTCAGGAGGGACAGTTCTACCTGACCGTCAGCGTCATCGCCGCCGCCTTCTTCTTCGGCGCGGCGTTTCACTGGCTGCGCAACTGGGGGTTCAACGCCTTCGCCCAGAACATCCAGCACGACATCCGGACCGACACCTACGACAAGATGCAGCGGCTGAACATGGACTTCTTCGCGGACAAGCAGACCGGGGAGATGATGTCCATCCTCTCGAACGACGTCAACCGTCTCGAGCGATTCCTCAACGACGGGATGAACTCCCTGTTCCGGCTGGCGGTGATGGTCGTCGGCATCGGCGCCATCCTCTTCGCCTACAACTGGCAACTCGCGCTGGTGGCGCTGCTTCCGGTACCGCTGATCGCCGGCTTCACCTACCTGTTCGTCAGGATCATCCAGCCCAAGTACGCCGCCGTCCGCTCGACCGTCGGCAAGGTCAACTCCCGCCTCGAGAACAACCTCGGCGGGATCCAGGTGATCAAGTCGAGCACCACCGAGGACTACGAGTCCGAGCGCGTCGAGGACGTCTCGCAGGATTACTTCGACGCCAACTGGGACGCCATCGAGACCCGAATCAAGTTCTTCCCGGGGCTGCGCGTCCTCGCCGGCATCGGCTTCGTCGTCACGTTCCTCGTCGGCGGTCTGTGGGTCTTCCGGGGGGCACCCGGACCGTTCACCGGCACCCTGAGCGAAGGCGAGTTCGTCGTGTTCATCCTCTACACGCAGCGCTTCATCTGGCCGATGGCCCAGTTCGGGCAGATCATCAACATGTACCAGCGCGCCCGCGCCTCCTCGGCGCGGATGTTCGGGCTGATGGACGAACCGAGCCGCGTCGCGGAGAACCCGAACGCGACGGAACTCGAGGTGACGGAGGGCCGCGTCTCGTACGACGACGTCACGTTCGGCTACGACGAGGACGAGACCATCGTCGAGGATGTCGACTTCACCGTTGCCGGCGGCGAGACCCTGGCGCTGGTCGGCCCCACGGGGGCGGGCAAGTCGACCATCCTCAAACTCCTCTTGCGAATGTACGACGTCGACGAGGGGGCGATCACCGTCGACGGCCAAGACGTCCGAAACGTCACCCTCGAGAGCCTGCGCGAGTCGATCGGCTACGTCAGCCAGGACACGTTCCTCTTCTACGGCACCGTCGAGGAAAACATCACGTACGGCACGTTCGGCGCCGACCGCGAGGACGTGATCGAGGCCGCGAAGATGGCCGAGGCCCACGAGTTCATCGAGAACCTCCCAGACGGCTACGACACCGAAGTCGGCGAGCGCGGCGTGAAACTCTCGGGCGGCCAGCGCCAGCGCATCTCCATCGCGCGGGCGATCCTCAAGGACCCTGAAATTCTCGTCTTGGACGAGGCGACCAGCGACGTCGACACCGAGACGGAGATGCTGATCCAGCGTTCGATCGACGACCTCGCAGCGGACCGAACCACGTTCGCCATCGCCCACCGCCTCTCGACGATCAAGGACGCCGACCAGATCCTCGTCCTCGAGGGCGGCGAGATCGTCGAACGCGGTGGACACGAAGAACTGCTCGAGAACGGCGGGCTCTACTCGCACCTCTGGGGCGTCCAGGCCGGCGAGATCGACGAACTGCCACAGGAGTTCATCGAGCGCGCCCAGCGCCGGCAGGCCCGAACGGACGTGAGTACCGACGACGACGATTGATCGGCGCGAGGGCGATTTCGCTCTCCGGCCAGCGGCGCACCGTCGCAAGGGTAGGCGTCTCCGTCCTCGCCTCCGATACCGCCGAGACGCCCGACGCGCCGCTCGAGGCGACCGTCGAGACAGTCGCAACTGGCAAAAGTGGCTCGTTCGCTCGCACGCTGGTCACTCTCCGCTGAAAAGTACTAGCGATACCTCCTCCTTCTTGTCTCGGTCTCGAGCGACCGGTTCCGCTTCGAACGCGCTCAGAACGACTCCTGTTCCTCTTGGTCGTCCTGGTCCGGCGCACCCTCGTCCTGTCGCTGTTCGCCCGACGCGGGCGGGGTGCGGTCGCTGTAGTTCTTCCGTCCGATCGCCTCGTCGCCGACCATGTTCATGATCGCCGTCTCGACGTCACCGTAGTCCTGATACTCTTCCTGATTGAGCGGCCCGATGAGCTCCTCGAGGGTCGTCGTGTTCCCCTCCATTTCGATCTCCTCGTCGCCGTAGCGCTCCATCAGTTCGTCCTCGCTCAGCGGGTAGTCCGCAGACTCGAGGTCGTCGCCCAACTCGCCGAGGTCGACGCCGAGCTGTCGGTCGTCGTTGGTCATGGACGGCAATTACCCGCACCGCCAGAAACCGGTTGGCCCTGCGTTCGCCACCGGAACCGCACGGCAGAGCGGCGCATCGGTCTCGAGCGCGCCGAGAGTGCACCGGGAACCGACGGTTCCGAGAGTTTCATGTCCGCCCCACGGGAGTACTCGCGCATGGACCTACGCGACGCGACGTGGACGGACGTCCGCGACTGCGAGACGGAGCTGGCGGTCGTCCCCGTCGGCAGCACGGAACAGCACGGCCCCCACGCCCCCCTCGGGACGGACGTCGTCGCCGCGGAGGCGGTCGCCGACGCCGGCGTCGAGCGCGTCAACCGCGAGGTCGTCCGCGCGCCCGCCATCCCGGTCGGTATCGCCGAAGAACACCGGCAGTTCCCGGGGACGATGTGGGTTTCCGAGGACACCTTTCGGGACTACGTCCGCGAGGCCGTCGAGAGCCTCGCCCACCACGGCTTCGATCGGGTCGTCATCGTCAACGGCCACGGCGGCAACGTCAACGCCCTGTGGGAGGTCGGCGGCCGAATCACCCGCGACGGCGACGCCTACGCCGTTCCATTCACCTGGTTCGAGGCCGTCGGCGAGCACTCCGCCGAGATGGGCCACGGCGGCCCGCTCGAGACCGCCCTGTTGCGCCACTGCGAGCCTGACCTCGTCCGGGAGGAACGGATCGAGGAGGCCCGTGACGGACGCGCCAAGAGCTGGGGCGACTGGCTGAGCTATACGAATCTGGCCTACGACGCGGCGGAGTTTACAGAAAATGGCGTCGTCGGCGATCCCGCGGACGGGGATCGGCAACGTGGCGAAGAACTGCTCGAACTGTCGGGGGACGCGTTAGCGCGACTGCTCGAGGCCGTCGCCGAGCGAGACGTCTCGCGACCCGAGCGCCGGGAGTAACGGCGATCGCGGGGCGACGCGAGTCACTCTCGAGCGGCAGCGTCGTTACTCTTCGTCTTCGTCGGACTCGTCTTCGTCAGCGTCGACTTCCGCCTCCTCTTCCTCGTCTTCCTCGTCTTCTTCCGTGGCGTCCTCGGCTTCGTCCTCGGTGTCCGCGTCGGCGTCGGTGTCGGGGCCGGCGTCCTCGAGGGTCCCTCGGAGCGCGGGAATCGTCGACGTAAGTTCGCCGACCTGCTCGCCGGCCTCAGCGATATCCGCGATGGCGTCCTCGAGATTGCCGATCTCTTCCTCGAGATCGTCGGCGTCCTCGAAGGCGTCGGCGCGCTGGCCCATCGTGAACCACTTCTTCGCGTCTCGGAGGTGCTCCTCGGCGTCGCCGGCGTTCAGCGCGGAGTTGAGCCCGTTGAGCACGCCGAGGACGTTGTCGGCGTCGGTCTCCCAGACGTCGTCGGCATCGGGCAGCGCGGCCCAGCCGTCCTCGAGCGAGGATTCGACGTCTGCGCGCATCTCGTTGGCGGCCTCGCCGAACAGTTCCTCGTCGTCGCCGAATGTCGCTTGGCTCATAGCTCACCCTTCACGGGGGCTGGGGTTAAAAGGTCGCCCGAAAGTGAAAGTGAAAACCGACTCGAGCAAGTCGATATCGCCCGAACGGCGACGAGATTTCGAAAGGGAGGTGATTCGAACCCTCGGCGGAACAAGAATGAGAATACGCGGTCGAACGAATCGGCACTATCGGCCAGTAGAGACGGAAACGGTCCCGTTCCCTATTCGGCCAACCGACGTCGCGATCGCGTCCGCTCGCATCGCAATCCCCTTCCCGACCGCACTCGAGCATCCGCGTATGACCGACAGCGACCCCACTGACGCCGAGGCCGCCTGCTTCGAGGCCGGCATCAAGTTCGGCACGCTCTACCACCAGTTCGCCGGGACGCCCGTCGCGCCGGCCAGCGCACCCAGCCTCGCGACCGCGATGGAGGAGGCCATCGAGAACCAGCCCCACTGTACGGACGTCACCGTGGACGTTCGCACCGAGGCGCTCGAGGCCGAACTCGCCGACTCGGCGGCCGATTACACCGAACTGACTGGACGCTTCCTCGAGGTCGAGATCGTCGTCGACTACGAGGGCTGTGAGGTGGTGACCCGGATGGAGATGGACGAGGGCTATCCGCTGATGCGAGTCGAATCGGTTCGCGGTCGCGACTGATTCCGGGAGCGAGCGGACAGATACGATCGACGTTCAGTCTTACCGCTCGTCGAACAGTGGGATCGAGAACTATCGTACCGAAACGAAGCGTTCTGCTATCGTGGCAACGGGGAATTGCCGCCCCCTCCCCAGCCGATTTCTGCTCACGGGTGCGAAGCACCCTCTGCTCACGGCCACCGGCCGTTCGCACGGTATGCGAGACCGGAGGTCTCGCACTATTCGCATGGTTCGCGGAACCGTCGATTCCGCGCTAACGCTCGTTCCCACAGGTCACTCGCTCATCCCTCGCGCGTAGTCGTCGCCGCGCCTTCGCATTACTCAGGCGCGCCGTCAGCACGCGCCCCCGAAACGCCGGTTCTCGATCGAGTGGGAGCCGAGCGGACAGTAGCCGTCGCCGTTCGGACCGTATGCTACTACCGACCGAACTGCCGAGGAACCGCATGGTACTTATCGACGCTTTCCCTTCCACCGAACGAATGGCACAGTCAGTCCTGCTTACGGGGGCTGCGGGGCGGGTCGGAGAGGCCATCCTCGGCGGCCTCGCGGACGACTACGAGTGGCGGTTGCTGGATCGGGATCCGCCGACGGAGGACTATCCCGGCGAGTTCGTCGTCGCGGATATCACCGAGGACGAGACCATCCGCGAGGCAATGGAGGGGATCGACGTCGTGCTCCACCTCGCGGGCGACCCCCGAAAGACGGCGCCGTGGGACAGCGTCCTGACGAACAACATCGACGGAACCCAGACGGTCTTCGAGGCCGCCGTCGACGCCAGCGTCGAGAAGGTCGCCTTCGCCTCCTCGAACCACGCCGTCGGCCACTACGAAACCGACGAGCGCACGCCCGAGATGTACCGGGCCGAGGACGACTACCTGCTCGACGGAACCGAACAGCCCCGGCCGGGCAACCTCTACGGCGTCTCGAAGGTCGCCGGCGAGTCACTCGGTCGCTACTACCACGACGAGTACGGCATTTCGGTGGTCAACGTCCGCATCGGGAACCTCACGGAGAACCACCCGCCGATCGACTACGAGCGCGGCCAGGCGATGTGGCTCTCCTACCGGGACTGTGCACACCTCTTCGATCGCTGCATTCAGGCCGACTACGACTACGAGATCGTCTACGGTATCTCCGACAACGATCGCAAGTACTACTCAATCGAACGCGCGAAGGAAGTGCTCGGCTACGAGCCACAGGACAACTCCGCCGCTCACAACGACGACTGACGGTCGCTGCGAGTCCCTCGAGCGGCACCCCTCTCGAGTAGCCTCCGCCGGCACGCTCGCGGGGAAAACCGGCAACCGAAACCGGCGGGCCCCGACGTTTTGGTGTCGGCCGCGTCAGTACGGCCATGGAGTACACGACGCTCGGTTCGACCGGCATGAAAGTCAGTCGCATCGGTCTCGGCTGCATGAGTTTCGGCAGCGGTCGGAAGTGGATGTTAGACCGCGAGGAGGGCCTCGAGCTCATCGAGCGCGCGATCGACCTCGGGATCAACTTCTTCGACACCGCCAACGTCTACTCCACGGGCGAGTCCGAGGAAATCCTGGGCGACGCCCTCGAGGGGTACGACCGCGACGCACAGGTCGTCGCGACGAAAGTCTTCGCCGAGATGGATCCCGACAACCCCAACGCCAGCGGACTCTCCCGAAAGGCGATCGAACAGGAACTCGAGGCCAGCCTCGATCGACTCGGCCTCGAGACGATCGACCTCTACCAGACCCACCGCTGGGACGACGACACGCCGATCGACGAGACGCTGCGGGCGCTCGACGACGCCGTCCGCCGCGGGAAGGTGCGCTACGTCGGTACCTCCTCGATGTGGGCCCACCAGTTCGCCGAGGCGCTGCAGACGAGCGAGCGACTGGGTCTCGAGCGCTTCGCGACGATGCAGAACCACTACAACCTGTTCTATCGAGAGGAAGAGCGAGAGATGCTCCCCCTCTGTCAGAAGGAAGGGGTCGGCGTGATCCCGTGGTCGCCGCTGGCCCGCGGCGTCGGTACCCGTCCGCACGATCAGATCGAGTCGACGACCCGCGGCCAGACGGACCAGTACCTCGAACAGATCCCCTACCTCGAGGGCGGCGGCGAGGAGATCAACGAACGGGTGCAGGAACTGGCCGCCGAGAAGGGCGTCACGATGGCCCAGATCAGCCTCGCATGGCTGCTCCACAAGGACTGGGTCGACGCACCCATCGTCGGGACGACCAGCGTCGAACACCTAGAAGAGGCCGTCGAAGCGCTCGAGGTCGATCTCACGGCGTCGGACATCGCCTACCTCGAGGAGCCCTACGAGCCGCTTCCGATCGCGGGCCACGAGTGACCGTCGCGACCGCGACGAGGCGACGGCACTGAGAACAGGGCGACGGTGCCGGAAGTACACTGCCGTGGCTCCGAACGCGGATCGACCCGATCAGAACAGCCCTTCGACGTCGGATTCGCGGGCCTCGCGCCGGCCGACGTGATCCGCGAGTCGCTGATGAATG
This genomic window from Haloterrigena salifodinae contains:
- a CDS encoding aldo/keto reductase, which gives rise to MEYTTLGSTGMKVSRIGLGCMSFGSGRKWMLDREEGLELIERAIDLGINFFDTANVYSTGESEEILGDALEGYDRDAQVVATKVFAEMDPDNPNASGLSRKAIEQELEASLDRLGLETIDLYQTHRWDDDTPIDETLRALDDAVRRGKVRYVGTSSMWAHQFAEALQTSERLGLERFATMQNHYNLFYREEEREMLPLCQKEGVGVIPWSPLARGVGTRPHDQIESTTRGQTDQYLEQIPYLEGGGEEINERVQELAAEKGVTMAQISLAWLLHKDWVDAPIVGTTSVEHLEEAVEALEVDLTASDIAYLEEPYEPLPIAGHE